One Synechococcus sp. JA-2-3B'a(2-13) genomic window carries:
- a CDS encoding 4-hydroxy-3-methylbut-2-enyl diphosphate reductase, translating to MPHSQPTSPDPSPQDPRALRKALRGSSTYFAKGFEEHKDQAQLELQTTYKSPLVEQIRAQSYRYQRGDITIHLARAFGFCWGVERAVEYAYEARRRFPDRQLWITNEIIHNPLVNQHLKEMGIRFVEKGPDGKKDFSQIRPQDVVIWPAFGASASEMAFFRSQGNEIVDTTCPWVSRVWNQVDKHRAAQFTSVIHGKYNHEETVATSSFAEKYLVVLNLEEAEWVARYILQGGDAAEFRRRFGKATSPGFDPDRDLERIGIANQTTMLEGETRAIAKLFETTMLRKYGPQELDNHFMSFNTICNATQERQDAMFELLEQPLDVVVVIGGFNSSNTTHLQEIALAKGLPSFHIDGPDCIQPNNRIRHKPLHQDPTVTEGWLPDGPVQIGITSGASTPDRVVEEVIQRIFALREEPRRIPA from the coding sequence ATGCCTCATTCCCAACCCACTTCCCCGGATCCCTCTCCCCAAGACCCACGGGCCCTGCGCAAAGCCCTGCGCGGATCCAGCACCTACTTTGCCAAGGGATTTGAAGAACACAAGGATCAGGCTCAACTGGAGCTGCAAACCACCTACAAAAGCCCCCTTGTGGAGCAAATCCGTGCCCAGTCCTACCGCTATCAGCGGGGCGACATTACCATTCACCTGGCCAGGGCCTTTGGCTTTTGCTGGGGCGTGGAACGGGCGGTGGAATATGCCTATGAAGCGCGGCGACGCTTTCCGGATCGGCAACTGTGGATCACCAACGAGATCATCCACAACCCTTTGGTAAACCAGCACCTGAAGGAGATGGGGATCCGCTTTGTGGAGAAAGGCCCGGACGGCAAGAAGGACTTTTCTCAGATCCGGCCTCAAGATGTGGTGATCTGGCCTGCTTTTGGGGCGAGTGCCTCGGAAATGGCGTTTTTCCGGTCGCAGGGCAATGAGATCGTCGATACCACCTGCCCCTGGGTTTCCCGCGTGTGGAACCAAGTGGACAAGCACCGCGCGGCTCAATTCACCTCTGTGATCCACGGCAAGTACAACCACGAGGAAACCGTAGCCACCAGCTCCTTTGCCGAAAAATATCTGGTGGTGCTGAACCTGGAAGAAGCAGAATGGGTCGCTCGCTACATTTTGCAAGGCGGAGATGCGGCAGAATTTCGGCGGCGCTTTGGCAAGGCCACTTCCCCCGGTTTTGATCCGGATCGCGATCTAGAGCGGATCGGCATCGCCAACCAAACCACGATGCTGGAAGGGGAGACCCGCGCCATTGCCAAGCTGTTTGAGACCACCATGCTGCGCAAATATGGCCCCCAGGAGTTAGACAACCACTTCATGAGCTTCAACACCATCTGCAATGCCACCCAAGAGCGGCAGGACGCCATGTTCGAGCTGCTCGAGCAGCCTTTGGATGTCGTGGTGGTGATCGGGGGGTTTAATTCCTCGAATACCACCCACTTGCAGGAAATTGCCCTGGCCAAAGGCCTGCCCTCCTTCCATATCGATGGTCCTGACTGCATCCAACCCAACAACCGCATCCGCCACAAGCCCCTTCACCAAGACCCGACAGTTACCGAAGGGTGGCTACCCGATGGGCCGGTGCAAATCGGCATTACCTCCGGTGCCTCTACCCCAGACCGCGTTGTTGAAGAGGTGATTCAACGCATCTTCGCCCTGCGTGAAGAACCTCGGCGGATCCCTGCCTAG
- a CDS encoding AEC family transporter, with the protein MLNTLFQVYPPLLGWTLLGFALQKGLPGGWKRWLDPHALGRFMFWVGVPLSIVGFMQGVDLSGQIWVAPLICWLSVGLGFALTSAWLWWQHRGVGDVPNCWSSAQQGSFHLTATLGNTGYLGYPICLAVAGRAYFGWALFYDLLGTLFMAYGFGVWVASRHGSSHAQPWQVGLHILRTPALWSFAMGLLLTREPLPGWLSQGLAAFAWSMIPLSLMILGMRLAQVKRWGSFLAAGVALLIKIVIVPLLVGIGLAFTPYPPLAKLVLVLQSGMPPAIATLVLTEEYDLDREITVTALAVGYLAALLTLPLWLGLWGS; encoded by the coding sequence GTGCTCAACACCCTTTTTCAGGTTTATCCTCCCTTGCTGGGCTGGACGCTGCTGGGGTTTGCTCTCCAGAAGGGGCTGCCCGGCGGCTGGAAGCGTTGGCTGGATCCCCACGCCTTGGGGCGATTCATGTTTTGGGTGGGAGTGCCCCTCAGCATTGTCGGGTTTATGCAGGGGGTGGATCTGTCGGGCCAAATCTGGGTCGCCCCTCTGATCTGTTGGCTGTCGGTGGGGCTGGGGTTTGCCTTGACCAGCGCCTGGCTGTGGTGGCAGCACCGTGGTGTGGGGGATGTCCCCAACTGTTGGAGCAGCGCACAGCAGGGCAGCTTTCACCTGACCGCCACCCTGGGGAACACCGGGTATTTGGGCTACCCCATCTGCTTGGCTGTGGCCGGAAGGGCTTACTTTGGCTGGGCCCTGTTCTACGATCTGCTGGGCACTCTCTTCATGGCCTACGGGTTTGGCGTGTGGGTGGCCAGCCGCCACGGCAGTTCCCATGCCCAACCTTGGCAGGTGGGCCTCCACATTCTGCGCACCCCTGCCCTCTGGTCGTTTGCGATGGGCCTGCTGCTGACGCGCGAACCTCTGCCGGGTTGGCTCTCTCAAGGGTTGGCGGCTTTTGCTTGGAGCATGATCCCGCTCAGCTTGATGATCCTGGGGATGCGATTGGCCCAGGTGAAGCGCTGGGGATCCTTTCTTGCCGCCGGAGTGGCCCTCTTGATCAAAATTGTGATTGTGCCGCTCTTGGTGGGAATCGGCCTTGCCTTCACCCCCTACCCGCCTCTGGCCAAGCTGGTGCTGGTCCTGCAGAGCGGTATGCCCCCCGCCATCGCCACCCTGGTGCTCACGGAAGAATACGACTTGGATCGGGAAATTACCGTAACTGCCTTGGCCGTGGGGTACTTGGCCGCCTTGCTGACCTTGCCCCTCTGGCTGGGACTCTGGGGATCCTAA
- a CDS encoding YgfZ/GcvT domain-containing protein gives MSLLAAVSTGSLLLDRSGWGRLRMKGSPGLDYLHNRSTQNLKALQPGQGADTVFVTPTAGILDLATVYAGEEDCWIWTSPQRRSLLMQSLGRMLPLVRGAQLKDETDQTFGFGLLGPQSQALLEQVVSSEEIPTRLNEHCAVEIQGIPVHLACGTGLAQPGFTLWGTIDQKVALEECLLQAGAKLAPPELWEVLRLEAGRPAADRELTSDYNPLEAGLWRAVSLDKGCYVGQEVLAKQVTYQRIRQTLWGIRLQGEAHPGTEILRQGEKIGLLTSAGLTSQGYLGLGYVRTKFDPAEGLEVEVGSAPGVLTRMPFLSFPPIV, from the coding sequence ATGTCTCTTCTAGCTGCTGTTTCCACGGGATCCCTGCTTCTGGATCGCTCCGGGTGGGGCCGTTTGCGCATGAAGGGATCCCCAGGCTTGGACTATCTGCACAACCGAAGCACCCAAAATCTGAAGGCCCTCCAGCCAGGGCAGGGGGCCGACACGGTTTTCGTGACCCCCACCGCCGGCATCCTGGATCTGGCCACAGTGTACGCGGGAGAAGAAGACTGCTGGATCTGGACTTCGCCCCAGCGGCGCAGCCTGCTGATGCAGAGTTTGGGGCGTATGCTGCCTTTGGTGCGGGGAGCACAGTTGAAAGATGAGACGGACCAGACCTTTGGTTTTGGGTTGCTCGGCCCCCAGAGTCAGGCTCTCCTGGAGCAAGTGGTGAGCTCAGAAGAGATTCCGACCAGGCTCAATGAGCACTGCGCCGTGGAGATCCAGGGGATCCCTGTCCATCTGGCTTGTGGCACGGGTCTTGCCCAGCCGGGGTTTACCCTCTGGGGCACCATTGACCAGAAAGTCGCTCTTGAAGAATGCTTGCTCCAAGCCGGAGCCAAGCTGGCCCCACCTGAGCTGTGGGAAGTCCTCCGCCTAGAAGCGGGTCGCCCCGCCGCCGACCGAGAGCTGACCTCAGACTACAACCCCCTAGAAGCCGGCCTGTGGCGAGCTGTTTCCCTTGACAAAGGTTGCTACGTTGGCCAGGAAGTCTTGGCCAAGCAGGTAACCTACCAGCGCATTCGGCAAACTTTGTGGGGGATCCGCCTCCAAGGAGAAGCTCATCCTGGCACAGAGATTTTGCGGCAGGGGGAAAAGATTGGGCTGCTGACCAGTGCAGGCCTAACTTCCCAAGGGTACCTGGGATTGGGATACGTGCGCACCAAATTCGATCCTGCCGAGGGGCTGGAAGTTGAAGTCGGCTCAGCGCCGGGAGTCCTGACCCGAATGCCGTTTTTGAGTTTCCCGCCTATTGTCTAG
- a CDS encoding HNH endonuclease: MKERKSGERILIPAAVREYVFQRDGFRCRGCGKSPPEVQLQIDHIIPIAQGGSNDISNLQTLCKTCNRRKKDRRDPRFRRHFDW, encoded by the coding sequence ATGAAAGAAAGAAAATCCGGCGAAAGGATTCTAATTCCAGCAGCCGTGCGGGAGTATGTTTTCCAAAGAGACGGCTTCCGTTGTCGCGGTTGCGGAAAGTCGCCCCCAGAGGTTCAGCTTCAGATCGATCACATCATCCCCATTGCCCAAGGGGGCAGCAACGACATCAGCAATCTGCAAACGTTGTGCAAAACCTGTAACCGACGCAAAAAGGATCGACGGGATCCCCGCTTTCGCCGTCACTTTGACTGGTAA
- a CDS encoding KGK domain-containing protein, producing the protein MTKTSINLSQLRDGVITFINENNKQEVYMISKLCDSINSYFLRFDQMGRGLDSYLSSREIQIETGIPYEDQVHFFDKGVPCLILSPKTNGWQTGRVKVRVEVTIDFYPDNPEFLIKEPDQEILEPLDEKSPLDDLRSMDE; encoded by the coding sequence ATGACAAAAACATCCATTAATCTTAGCCAACTGCGAGACGGAGTTATCACTTTTATCAACGAGAACAATAAGCAGGAAGTCTACATGATTTCCAAGCTTTGCGATTCTATCAATTCTTATTTCCTGAGGTTTGACCAAATGGGAAGAGGACTAGACAGTTACTTGAGTTCGCGTGAGATACAGATAGAAACAGGTATTCCCTATGAAGATCAGGTTCATTTTTTCGATAAAGGAGTTCCATGCTTGATTCTTTCTCCTAAAACTAACGGTTGGCAGACCGGTAGAGTAAAAGTAAGAGTAGAAGTTACGATTGACTTTTATCCTGACAATCCTGAATTTCTGATAAAAGAACCCGACCAAGAGATATTAGAACCTCTAGATGAAAAGTCTCCACTGGACGATCTTCGCAGTATGGATGAATAA
- a CDS encoding KGK domain-containing protein — protein sequence MVDPIVFRSDDRETVVGIGDQVYLPSRLHSAIINYLLSDTFRTNGYLKSRKVYADIRMLVDGIKSRVLQPRKSWISGKISVKVYLEFVPDDPYRDSGDSAPRKLEDSILDDLRAVQVVSMS from the coding sequence GTGGTCGATCCGATAGTTTTTAGGTCAGATGATAGGGAAACTGTCGTTGGAATTGGTGATCAAGTCTACCTTCCAAGTAGATTGCATAGTGCAATTATTAATTACCTTCTTTCAGATACTTTCCGGACAAACGGTTACCTTAAATCAAGAAAGGTTTATGCGGACATTAGAATGCTCGTGGATGGAATAAAATCTAGAGTCTTACAGCCCAGAAAGTCGTGGATCTCTGGCAAGATATCAGTCAAAGTTTATCTCGAGTTTGTTCCTGATGACCCATATAGAGATTCTGGAGATAGCGCTCCCAGAAAACTAGAGGATTCTATACTGGATGATTTACGGGCTGTTCAAGTTGTCTCTATGTCTTGA
- a CDS encoding KGK domain-containing protein, whose protein sequence is MTFAKVRASLSQRDIEGVGQVSSNDQSQECFVELDIFQNTVIDIGGRLIYSQEFAQVYSEIVYESIRSYLSSKLSEKGVSILWSNLNGITNVKGIPAKLLRPGSPWIAGRVRMRLVVEFEPEETGSGSSRSPLDDIRGDVSQ, encoded by the coding sequence ATGACCTTCGCGAAAGTGAGAGCTAGCCTAAGCCAGAGAGACATAGAGGGGGTTGGGCAAGTGTCAAGTAATGATCAATCTCAGGAGTGCTTTGTTGAGCTAGATATTTTCCAAAATACTGTCATTGATATAGGAGGACGCCTAATCTACTCGCAAGAGTTTGCTCAGGTGTACTCAGAGATTGTTTATGAGAGTATCAGATCCTACTTATCCAGCAAACTTAGCGAAAAGGGAGTCTCGATTCTATGGAGCAACTTGAACGGAATAACTAACGTGAAAGGAATTCCTGCTAAACTCTTACGTCCTGGCTCACCGTGGATTGCTGGTAGAGTTAGGATGAGACTAGTGGTTGAGTTTGAGCCAGAAGAAACGGGATCAGGGAGCAGTAGATCGCCTTTGGATGACATTCGGGGAGATGTCAGTCAGTAA
- a CDS encoding KGK domain-containing protein, with amino-acid sequence MGSKSIPLQQHPEGILSVREKTFKVANLVKAAQEDLTKKEELHRLFIAALRSSGILPPEDLLNIASSLLAPKPEEKLLQEAKWFGQGLACQLLVPGKKDWEKGRVRLRIIVEFEPEDTGSESSSGSPLDDLRESES; translated from the coding sequence ATGGGATCCAAATCGATACCTCTACAGCAGCACCCAGAAGGGATCCTCTCTGTAAGGGAGAAAACTTTCAAGGTTGCCAACTTGGTCAAAGCAGCCCAAGAGGACTTGACCAAGAAAGAAGAGCTGCATCGCTTGTTCATTGCGGCCTTGAGATCCTCAGGGATCCTGCCGCCGGAAGACTTGCTCAACATTGCCAGTAGCCTTCTTGCTCCCAAGCCAGAAGAAAAATTGTTGCAAGAAGCGAAGTGGTTTGGGCAGGGACTTGCTTGTCAGCTCTTGGTGCCAGGCAAGAAGGATTGGGAAAAAGGCAGAGTCAGATTGCGGATCATTGTAGAGTTTGAGCCAGAGGATACAGGCTCAGAGAGCAGCAGTGGATCCCCTCTGGATGACCTTCGCGAAAGTGAGAGCTAG